The genomic window CGTAGGTAGGGGAGGGGGGCAGCTCAGCTTGggaaatttaataaagtccAAGGGTCGGGGCGTCcttttttcttgttctttcCCAATTCCAGTTCTGCCTGTTTCTCCCTTGGACGTTGTTCCATCATCATAAAATCTTCCCCTCGAGGTGAACAGTCCAggttctctctcttctctctcccttTCACTCTCTACATCCTCCTCTCACTCTCCTGGGCACGTCATTTTacgctcctcttcctcctgttACTCCTAGATCACATCTTGTGTGCCTGCCAAAGACTCGATCTTGTCTTACGCACAAATCGCCACAATGCCTGCTCCCGTGGGTACCCCCCAGACCCTCTACGACAAGGTGCTGTCGGCGCACATCGTCGACGAGAAGCTGGACGGCACAATTCTTCTGTACATCGGTAAGTTTGAGAATTTTACTGCTTTCTGCATTGAAAAGCACGAGGCCTGACCAGAAATCCGATTAGACCGACATCTGGTCCACGAGGTGACATCACCAGTAAGTTTATCTTGACCCTCCTAAAAAGGATCTACATTGGCCCCGACAGCCGCTGACCAGAATTCCTTACAGCAAGCTTTCGAGGGCCTGAAGAATGCCGGCCGAAAAGTCCGAAGACCAGACTGCACTCTGGCTACCACTGACCACGTATGTTTTGCCAATTGCATCTAAACCTGGAATCTTGGCATCGGCTAACATGAGGCGCCACAGAACATTCCCACCACCTCCCGCAAGACTCTCAAGGACATCGCCTCGTTtatcgaggaggacgactCGCGAACCCAGTGTGTCACCCTGGAGGAGAATGTCAAGGACTTTGGCGTCACATACTTTGGCCTGAGCGACAAGCGACAGGGCATTGTCCATGTTATCGGTCCTGAGCAGGGCTTCACCCTCCCCGGCACCACCGTCGTGTGTGGTGACAGCCACACCTCAACCCATGGCGCCTTTGGAGCTCTGGCCTTCGGTATCGGCACCTCCGAGGTCGAGCACGTGCTGGCCACCCAGTGTCTGATCACCAAGCGCAGCAAGAACATGAGGATACAGGTCGATGGTGAGCTGTCCCCCGGCGTCAGCTCCAAGGATGTGGTTCTCCACGCCATTGGCAAGATCGGTACTGCCGGAGGTACCGGCGCCGTCATTGAGTTCTGCGGTTCCGTTATCCGCAGCCTGAGCATGGAGGCTCGCATGTCCATCTGCAACATGTCTATTGAGGGTGGTGCTCGTGCCGGTATGGTTGCCCCTGATGAGACCACCTTCGAGTACCTCAAGGGCCGACCCCTGGCCCCCAAGTATGGCTCCGAGACCTGGGACAAGGCTGTCGCCTACTGGAAGTCTCTGGCATCGGACCCCGACGCCAAGTACGACATTGATGTCTTCATTGACGCCAAGGATATCATCCCTACACTAACCTGGGGAACCAGCCCTGAGGATGTTGTCCCCATCACCGGCTCGGTTCCGGACCCCGAGACTTTCAGcaccgaggccaagaaggctgctggcCGCCGCATGCTTGAGTACATGGGCCTCACTGCCGGCACTCCCATGGAGGATATCCCCGTCGACAAGGTGTTTATCGGTTCGTGCACCAACTCGCGAATTGAGGATCTGCGCGCCGCCGCCAACGTGGTCAAGGGACGCAAGGTCGCCGCCAACATCAAGCGCGCCATGGTTGTTCCTGGCTCTGGACTTGTCAAGActcaggctgaggaggagggtctcGACCAGATCTTCCTCGATGCCGGTTTCGAGTGGCGAGAGGCTGGATGCAGTATGTGCCTGGGCATGAACCCCGATATCCTGGCCCCCAGGGAGCGATGCGCCAGCACGTCAAACCGAAACTTCGAGGGCCGTCAGGGTGCCCTGAGCCGAACTCACCTCATGTCGCCCGTCatggctgccgccgccgccattgTAGGCAAGCTGGCCGATGTCCGCAAGCTGTCGCACTACACTCACGACTCTACCTTCAAGGCCCGCGAGCTGCCTGCCGAGGAGCCCCACGTCGATGAGAGGACCAAGGACGATTCGGAGGAGCGGGAGATCATTGGCGACCAGCCCCAGGATACCGAGCCTCACACCAACACCCTGGCTGGAGACAACGACTCGGCCGGCCTGCCCAAGTTCACCATCTGGAAGGGTACCGCCGCTCCCCTGGACCGATCCAACGTCGACACCGACGCCATCATTCCCAAGCAGTTCCTCAAGACCATTAAGCGAACTGGTCTGGGCTCGGCTGCCTTTTACGAGCTGCGATACAACCCCGACGGCTCCGAGAACACCGACTTTATCCTGAACCAGGGCAAGTACCGACAGAGCAAGATCCTGGTGGTTACCGGACCCAACTTTGGTTGCGGTAGCTCCCGAGAGCACGCCCCCTGGGCTCTTCTCGACTTTGGCATTAAGTGCATCATCGCCCCCTCGTTTGCCGATATTttcttcaacaacaccttCAAGAACGGCATGCTACCCATCAGGATCGATGACAAGGCTACCCTTGATGCCATCGCAGCTGAGGCCCGGGCTGGACGCGATATCGAGATCGACCTGCCCaaccagctcatcaagaaggatTCGGGCGAAACCATCTGCAGCTTCGACGTTGAGGAGTTCCGCAAGCACTGCCTGGTCAACGGCCTCGACGACATTGGCCTCACCATGCAGCAGGAGGACAAGATCGCCGAGTTCGAGCGACGGATGACGGCCAACACCCCTTGGCTCGACGGCACTGGCTACCT from Fusarium falciforme chromosome 2, complete sequence includes these protein-coding regions:
- a CDS encoding 3-isopropylmalate dehydratase, whose translation is MPAPVGTPQTLYDKVLSAHIVDEKLDGTILLYIDRHLVHEVTSPQAFEGLKNAGRKVRRPDCTLATTDHNIPTTSRKTLKDIASFIEEDDSRTQCVTLEENVKDFGVTYFGLSDKRQGIVHVIGPEQGFTLPGTTVVCGDSHTSTHGAFGALAFGIGTSEVEHVLATQCLITKRSKNMRIQVDGELSPGVSSKDVVLHAIGKIGTAGGTGAVIEFCGSVIRSLSMEARMSICNMSIEGGARAGMVAPDETTFEYLKGRPLAPKYGSETWDKAVAYWKSLASDPDAKYDIDVFIDAKDIIPTLTWGTSPEDVVPITGSVPDPETFSTEAKKAAGRRMLEYMGLTAGTPMEDIPVDKVFIGSCTNSRIEDLRAAANVVKGRKVAANIKRAMVVPGSGLVKTQAEEEGLDQIFLDAGFEWREAGCSMCLGMNPDILAPRERCASTSNRNFEGRQGALSRTHLMSPVMAAAAAIVGKLADVRKLSHYTHDSTFKARELPAEEPHVDERTKDDSEEREIIGDQPQDTEPHTNTLAGDNDSAGLPKFTIWKGTAAPLDRSNVDTDAIIPKQFLKTIKRTGLGSAAFYELRYNPDGSENTDFILNQGKYRQSKILVVTGPNFGCGSSREHAPWALLDFGIKCIIAPSFADIFFNNTFKNGMLPIRIDDKATLDAIAAEARAGRDIEIDLPNQLIKKDSGETICSFDVEEFRKHCLVNGLDDIGLTMQQEDKIAEFERRMTANTPWLDGTGYLKRPGQGGKLAAKAMPIPKTNRGEEKKEPLDW